The following coding sequences lie in one Bordetella genomosp. 9 genomic window:
- a CDS encoding sensor histidine kinase, which yields MTSPRGAAATLVIAIAVPLLLAVRRRSSGFPALPSLLLPLSQALRLALLAGVLIEGITPAGKANLSAACLGVGAAALLWMAGSVMRKRRMPLAGAAIPWITAWLLAAASADVAAAGGIIASWLGPGEAGPPAILAGIAAIMGVLAAAVVLSLAFAPRRTSYPGRHSGGRPAGAAVPMEAPVDPAAGRRQIETRLALLDEVLERQRQMNALLAHEMRSPVSTISAAVQSLQMVLAGSGEEIDARLQRIDRAVARIGELMDQLLVQDSAYEEAVAPRHEMVDLARLATDVAASVQGDVAHRLRVEAPAPAMAWCDGPLTGVVLRNLLHNAVKYSPADQPIVIQVGTLTAPRERTAWIAVADRGPGIDKEDQARIFDPHFRRAAHRETKGMGLGLYLVRKICERQGGTLTVESEPGKGARFTIALPGDRAR from the coding sequence GCAATCGCCGTCCCCCTTCTGCTTGCCGTGCGCCGCCGCAGCAGCGGTTTCCCGGCGCTCCCATCGCTGCTTCTGCCGCTTTCCCAGGCGCTGCGCCTGGCGCTGCTTGCGGGCGTGCTGATCGAAGGAATCACGCCTGCCGGAAAAGCGAATCTGTCGGCCGCCTGCCTCGGCGTGGGCGCCGCCGCCCTGCTGTGGATGGCCGGCAGCGTCATGCGCAAGCGCCGCATGCCGCTGGCCGGCGCGGCGATCCCCTGGATCACGGCGTGGCTGCTCGCAGCCGCTTCCGCCGATGTGGCGGCAGCGGGAGGCATCATCGCCTCCTGGCTCGGCCCCGGCGAGGCGGGACCGCCCGCCATCCTGGCCGGCATTGCCGCCATCATGGGTGTGCTGGCGGCAGCCGTCGTGCTGAGTCTGGCTTTCGCTCCCCGGCGCACCTCATATCCCGGCCGGCATTCCGGCGGCCGCCCTGCCGGCGCAGCCGTCCCCATGGAAGCGCCGGTCGATCCCGCGGCGGGCCGCCGGCAAATCGAAACGCGGCTTGCACTGCTGGACGAAGTACTGGAACGGCAGCGTCAAATGAACGCGTTGCTGGCGCATGAAATGCGCTCGCCCGTCTCCACCATCAGCGCGGCGGTGCAGTCGCTGCAGATGGTGCTGGCGGGCAGCGGCGAAGAAATCGATGCCCGGCTGCAACGGATCGATCGCGCCGTGGCACGCATCGGTGAACTGATGGACCAGCTGCTGGTCCAGGACAGCGCCTATGAGGAAGCCGTGGCGCCCCGCCACGAGATGGTCGACCTGGCGCGCCTGGCCACCGATGTGGCGGCCTCGGTCCAGGGCGACGTCGCCCACCGCCTGCGCGTCGAGGCGCCCGCCCCGGCCATGGCCTGGTGCGACGGCCCGCTCACCGGTGTGGTGCTGCGCAACCTGCTTCACAACGCGGTCAAGTACTCGCCCGCCGACCAGCCGATCGTGATCCAGGTGGGCACCTTGACGGCGCCGCGTGAGCGTACCGCGTGGATCGCCGTGGCCGACCGCGGGCCCGGCATCGACAAGGAAGACCAGGCGCGCATCTTCGATCCGCACTTCCGCCGCGCGGCGCATCGCGAGACGAAGGGCATGGGGTTGGGACTGTACCTGGTGCGCAAGATATGCGAACGCCAGGGCGGCACGTTGACCGTCGAAAGCGAACCGGGCAAGGGCGCCCGGTTCACGATCGCGCTGCCTGGCGACAGGGCGCGCTAG
- a CDS encoding response regulator transcription factor, with translation MQTQAADGVLCIGLLEDDADFREELKLGLGGYGFRVNFACGSAAEFYRHVESQPCDIVILDANVEGSEDGFSVATRLRALHPVGIVMLTGRGALEDRVRGLEGGADIYMTKPVDLLELSSVIRSLARRMRLSRTPPAAVPGDRLPQTWSLQDGGWILVSPDGGSLHLSAQERVFLNALMEASGNVVSRQALSELFSPNNPSEFELRRIDVLVSRLRAKAQSSGMKLPVLSVRGQGYVFAA, from the coding sequence GTGCAAACGCAAGCAGCAGACGGTGTACTCTGTATCGGTCTGTTAGAGGATGATGCGGACTTCCGCGAGGAGCTCAAATTGGGCCTCGGCGGTTACGGTTTTCGCGTCAACTTCGCCTGCGGTAGCGCCGCGGAGTTCTATCGGCACGTCGAAAGCCAGCCCTGCGACATCGTCATCCTGGACGCCAACGTCGAAGGCAGCGAAGACGGCTTTTCCGTGGCTACCCGGTTGCGCGCGCTGCACCCCGTGGGCATCGTGATGCTGACCGGCCGGGGCGCCTTGGAGGATCGGGTCCGCGGCCTGGAAGGCGGCGCCGACATCTATATGACCAAGCCGGTCGATCTGCTCGAATTGAGTTCCGTGATTCGCAGCCTGGCGCGTCGCATGCGATTGTCGCGCACGCCGCCGGCGGCGGTGCCGGGCGACCGCCTGCCGCAGACCTGGAGCCTTCAGGATGGCGGATGGATCCTGGTGTCGCCGGATGGCGGCAGTCTTCATCTCAGCGCTCAGGAACGGGTTTTCCTGAACGCACTGATGGAAGCCAGCGGAAACGTCGTCAGCCGCCAGGCGCTGTCCGAACTTTTCAGTCCCAACAATCCCAGCGAATTCGAATTGCGCCGCATCGATGTGCTGGTCAGCCGTCTGCGGGCCAAGGCGCAGTCCAGCGGCATGAAGCTCCCGGTCCTGTCGGTTCGCGGACAAGGCTACGTTTTCGCCGCGTGA
- a CDS encoding protein adenylyltransferase SelO has product MSAVSGTSTTDALAGSLEELPMVNSFAGLPPAFYTRLQPQGLNAPRLLHANEAAAALIGLAPEVLYTPAFLEVFSGRAPLPGGDTLAAVYSGHQFGIWAGQLGDGRAHLLGEVDGPSGAWELQLKGAGMTPYSRMGDGRAVLRSSVREYLASEAMHGLGIPTTRALALVVSDDPVMRETVETAAIVTRMSPSFVRFGSFEHWAARRQPDMLQTLADYVIDRFYPECRDSGPGEPDNVHAPLVRLLQAVTARTAKLMAHWQCVGFCHGVMNTDNMSILGLTLDYGPYGFMDGFRLDHVCNHSDTEGRYAWNRQPSVALWNLYRLGSSLNTIVQNADALTAVLDGYEATFTEAFHAGMAAKLGIGVWRTGDESLLDDLLKLMHEQRADFTLAFRRLSDAVRGNPQPFKDLFIDRDAAGAWLERLSVRQALDPRDPEDRAAGMDAVNPVYVLRNHLAELAIRAAKDGDPSVIDELLQVLRDPYTERPGYAKYAALPPDWASDLEVSCSS; this is encoded by the coding sequence ATGTCAGCAGTTTCCGGTACGTCAACGACCGACGCCCTGGCGGGCTCCCTCGAGGAGCTGCCAATGGTGAACTCCTTCGCCGGCCTGCCGCCGGCCTTCTATACGCGTTTGCAGCCCCAGGGACTGAACGCGCCGCGGCTGCTGCATGCCAATGAAGCCGCGGCCGCGCTGATCGGACTGGCGCCGGAAGTTCTATACACGCCTGCCTTCCTGGAGGTCTTCTCGGGCCGGGCGCCGCTTCCGGGGGGCGACACGCTCGCCGCCGTGTACAGCGGCCATCAATTCGGCATCTGGGCCGGCCAGCTCGGCGACGGACGCGCGCATCTGCTGGGCGAAGTCGATGGCCCGAGCGGCGCCTGGGAGCTCCAATTGAAAGGCGCCGGGATGACGCCTTACTCGCGCATGGGTGACGGCCGCGCAGTGCTGCGCTCATCGGTGCGGGAATACCTTGCCAGCGAAGCGATGCACGGCCTGGGCATACCCACCACCCGGGCGTTGGCCCTGGTGGTCTCTGACGATCCTGTCATGCGCGAGACGGTAGAGACGGCCGCAATCGTCACGCGCATGTCGCCCAGTTTTGTCCGCTTCGGCTCATTCGAACACTGGGCGGCGCGCCGGCAACCCGACATGCTGCAAACCCTGGCCGATTACGTCATCGACCGCTTTTACCCGGAATGCCGGGATTCCGGACCGGGAGAGCCGGACAACGTGCACGCGCCGCTGGTGCGTCTGCTCCAGGCCGTGACCGCCCGCACCGCGAAACTCATGGCGCACTGGCAATGCGTGGGCTTTTGCCATGGCGTCATGAACACCGACAATATGTCGATTCTCGGCCTGACGCTCGACTACGGGCCCTATGGCTTCATGGACGGCTTCCGGCTCGACCATGTGTGCAACCATTCCGACACCGAGGGGCGGTATGCCTGGAATCGCCAGCCCTCGGTCGCGCTGTGGAACCTGTACCGGCTCGGCAGCAGCCTGAACACCATTGTGCAGAACGCGGACGCCTTGACCGCGGTCCTCGATGGTTACGAAGCCACGTTCACGGAAGCCTTCCATGCCGGCATGGCGGCCAAGCTTGGCATCGGCGTCTGGCGTACCGGCGACGAGTCCCTGCTGGACGATTTGCTCAAGCTCATGCATGAGCAGCGGGCCGACTTCACGCTTGCCTTTCGCCGTCTTTCCGATGCGGTCAGGGGCAACCCGCAGCCGTTCAAGGACCTTTTCATCGATCGGGACGCCGCCGGCGCCTGGCTGGAGCGCCTGTCAGTCCGGCAGGCGCTCGATCCTCGCGACCCGGAGGATCGCGCCGCCGGCATGGACGCAGTGAATCCCGTGTATGTGTTGCGCAACCATCTTGCGGAGCTTGCCATCCGGGCCGCCAAGGACGGCGATCCCAGCGTGATCGATGAACTGCTGCAAGTGCTGCGCGATCCTTACACCGAGCGGCCCGGGTATGCCAAGTACGCGGCGCTTCCGCCCGACTGGGCCAGCGATCTGGAAGTCAGCTGCTCATCTTAA
- a CDS encoding DUF2069 domain-containing protein — protein METELNSKLRWACVTTLLALTLLCVLWETVLAPVRPGGSWLLLKALPLAFPLRGILRRNLYTYQWAAMLVLLYAMEGTVRAMSDPGALSAVLAGVELALSLAFFCCAILYVRPAKQAARRRKTLAG, from the coding sequence ATGGAAACTGAACTCAACAGTAAGTTGCGCTGGGCGTGCGTGACCACGCTTCTCGCTTTGACGCTGCTTTGCGTGCTTTGGGAAACGGTACTGGCGCCCGTCAGGCCGGGTGGCTCCTGGCTTCTGCTGAAAGCGCTGCCGCTGGCGTTTCCCTTGCGCGGCATATTGCGGCGCAATCTTTACACCTATCAGTGGGCCGCGATGCTCGTGCTCCTTTATGCGATGGAAGGGACGGTCCGCGCCATGTCGGACCCCGGCGCCCTGTCCGCGGTTTTGGCAGGTGTGGAACTTGCGCTTTCGCTGGCGTTCTTCTGCTGCGCAATCCTGTATGTGCGGCCAGCGAAGCAGGCGGCGCGGCGCCGTAAAACGCTGGCCGGCTGA
- a CDS encoding YihY family inner membrane protein, translated as MKPPVDTDAAETAPESSSARAPWANRVAKVLRFAAHRAGEEQLLQVASSLTFTTVLALVPMLAVVLSLFTAFPVFQEFRVALEDFLSHSLMPPAVSDNIMNYLNQFARQASRLTAIGGALLLITSVLLIMTIDKTFNDIWHVRRQRAASQRALVYWAVLTLGPVVAGGSLWATSFVARESLGLVRDVPDVVGLAVSFLPVLLTGLGFAALFVVVPNRRVYWMDALAGGFGTAIVLEMMKAAFAYYLTRFPTYTVIYGAFATVPIFLLWIYLSWLAVLFGATVAASLPMIRVGRWDINREPGAAFIDAIAVLRCLYRNMGSNPAGRGASQLAVDLHLHHDELNAVLETLAELGMVVRTQEQRWVLACDPRRASLAPLFDRFLLDRGQRRLREAPEVLRVAQAVLSGTTPPTLEDLMQEAHNTGNGSADILQIDAVKK; from the coding sequence ATGAAACCGCCCGTCGATACGGACGCCGCCGAGACGGCGCCGGAATCCTCTTCTGCACGCGCCCCATGGGCCAACAGGGTGGCCAAGGTCTTGCGTTTTGCGGCGCACCGGGCCGGAGAAGAACAGCTTCTGCAAGTGGCCTCCAGCCTGACCTTCACCACCGTCCTGGCGCTGGTGCCCATGCTGGCCGTGGTGCTGTCCCTTTTCACCGCTTTTCCGGTTTTCCAGGAATTCCGGGTGGCGCTGGAAGACTTCCTCAGCCACAGTCTGATGCCGCCCGCGGTGTCGGACAACATCATGAATTACCTGAACCAGTTCGCCCGCCAGGCGAGCCGGCTCACGGCCATCGGCGGCGCCCTGCTGCTGATCACCTCGGTCCTGCTGATCATGACGATCGACAAGACCTTCAACGATATCTGGCACGTCCGGCGCCAGCGGGCGGCATCGCAACGCGCGCTGGTGTACTGGGCGGTCCTCACGCTAGGGCCCGTCGTGGCGGGCGGCAGCCTTTGGGCGACATCGTTCGTGGCGCGGGAGTCGCTTGGCCTGGTGCGCGACGTGCCGGACGTCGTGGGGCTGGCCGTCTCCTTCCTGCCGGTGCTGCTGACCGGACTGGGCTTCGCGGCGCTTTTCGTCGTGGTGCCGAACCGGCGGGTGTATTGGATGGACGCCTTGGCTGGCGGCTTCGGCACGGCGATCGTCCTGGAGATGATGAAGGCCGCTTTTGCCTACTACCTGACGCGCTTTCCCACCTACACCGTCATCTATGGCGCATTCGCCACGGTGCCGATTTTCCTGCTCTGGATCTACCTGTCCTGGCTGGCCGTCCTGTTCGGCGCCACGGTCGCCGCAAGCCTGCCAATGATCCGCGTGGGCCGCTGGGACATCAATCGGGAACCCGGCGCGGCCTTCATCGACGCCATTGCCGTTTTGCGCTGCCTGTACCGCAACATGGGCAGCAATCCGGCGGGCCGCGGCGCCAGCCAGCTCGCCGTCGATTTGCATCTGCATCATGACGAATTGAACGCGGTCCTGGAGACACTTGCCGAGCTCGGCATGGTCGTGCGCACCCAGGAGCAACGCTGGGTGCTCGCTTGCGATCCCCGCCGCGCGTCGCTGGCGCCGCTGTTCGACCGGTTCCTGCTGGATCGCGGTCAGCGACGGCTGCGCGAAGCGCCCGAGGTGCTGCGGGTGGCCCAAGCCGTACTGTCGGGGACCACGCCGCCCACGCTGGAAGATCTCATGCAGGAAGCGCACAATACCGGCAATGGATCGGCCGACATTCTGCAGATCGACGCCGTCAAAAAATAA